In the Spirochaetales bacterium genome, ACCCACCCGGTCCCCGATAATACCGGCTACATCACCGAAGGCCAGTTCTACCTCAAAAACGGAAGGATCGAACCGTTCGGCTCGTTGTCGAGGCTGAAACAACTGGTGAACAAAGCCACGCGAGAGGATCACCGTCCCCTTATGGACGGAATGATCAAACTGTATGCCCTCTACAAGGAGACGCTGGAGAAAAAGGCGATGGGGTTCCGGATGTCCGAATGGGACACAAAGCTGCTTTCATACGGCCGGCTTTTCGAGGAAAAGCTTATGGATCTCAAGGTCAATATTTCACTCGAAAAAGCCCTCGACCGAGGATGGGAAATACTTGCCGAGTGTTTTACTCCGGAAGAAACGGGGCTGCGGACGGAACTGACCGCCGCTTTCTGGCCCGGCGACGGGGCATCGGAGAGGGGCGATGGCGAGGATTAAGTTTACCAAAAACGAACTCAAAAAACAGAAGGAAGCGCTTCAGCGGTTTTCGCGTTATCTGCCGACACTGCTGCTTAAAAAGCAGCAGTTGCAGACGGAAATACGAAAACTGCGGGCTAAACACGATGAACTGCTCGGGGAATATGAGAACATCGTCGCCGCCGTGATGAAGTGGGTTCCCGTGTTCGGTGAAGATATCGATGTGCAATCGCTTATTGACGTTACGGATATAACGATTGAAGACGGGAATATCGCCGGGATAGATATTCCCGTCTTCAAGGGATTGACGATCGGGGACGTTCCATACGATTTTTATACGACGCCGCTTTGGGTGGACAGGGCACTGGTTCAGATAAGAAAACTCGTCACCCTTCGGACGGAAATCGATGTTCTCGAAAAGGATCTCCTTCTCCTGGCCGATGAGCTTCGAATTACAAGCCAGCGCGTGAACCTTTTCGAAAAAGTGAAGATCCCGGAGGCAAAAGACAATATACGGGTGATAAAAATATACCTCGGCGACCAGCAGGTTGCCGCGGTCGTGCGGGGCAAGATCGCGAAAAACAAGATAAGGAGGAATACCGAATAGATGATCGTCCGGATGAAAAAAGCGACAATTATCGTTCCTGAAGAAAAACGCAGCGAGACATTACTCAAACTCAGGGCACTCGGTATTATCCACATCGGCCCGTTATCCGACGGAAACGGTTCCCGCACTGAAGATCGCCGTGAGAAACTCATCGAACAACGGGTATCGCTCGAGAAAGCCGTAAGAACGCTTCCTCTTATCAAGAAAAAGGAGAACTCATCCGTTTCACATGATTATCGGGATGCGTTACGTATTGCGGAAAAGATAGGTTCACTCGACGAACGGCTCATCCGTTTACGGGAAGAGCGGGAAAGGTTTAAAAGCGACTATGATCTTTTCGCCCCATGGGGGAATTTCAATCCGGGGGATATCATCGGTCTAAGGGAAAAAGGAGTCGATATCAGGCTGTATGAGATGACCCATGAGGGTTATGGAAGGCTGGCAGCCGGTATCAGACACTGTGTCGTTCGGAAAAGCAAAGAGAAGGTGTATTTCATTACCTCGGACAGCCGCGAAGGGGAAACAATCCCGCAGGACGATATACGTCTTCCCGAATACGGGCCGCAGGGAATTGAATCCCGGATAACGGAGGTCACGGGGGAAATAGAGAATATCGAACGTGAACTGCGTACGCTCGCACGGCAAAGGGCGTACATCGAATATGCGATCGAAAAAATCTCGCATGAAATAGAGTTCGAAACGATACGGCTTGGTATGGGAGAGGCCGGGGAACTCTGCTATCTCACCGGTTTTAGTCCGCTAAACACGATCGATTTACTCAAAAAGAAGGCGTCTGTGGAAGGGTGGGGGCTTTTAATCGATGAACCTGCCGCGGACGATGAAGTCCCGACACTGATCGAAACGCCGAAATGGGTAAAAATCATCGATCCCGTGTTCAAGCTGCTCGGTACGGTTCCGGGATATCGTGAATACGACATCAGTGTGTGGTTTCTGCTGTTTTTCAGTATTTTCTTTGCAATGATTATCGGTGACGCCGGCTACGGATGCATCATTCTTCTGACAATGCTGATCGCACGGCTGGCCGTAAAAAAGATGCCGAAGCATATCACGATACTCATTGTGCTGTTGAGTTGTACGACAATTGTCTGGGGGGCGATTACCGGTACCTGGTTCGGTTCCGAGGCGATCGCGGAAAGCGTGCCTTTTTCATGGTTCATCGTTCCGTTGATAGCCAGTTTTCCGGGCTCCGATAATCCGTACAATACGCAGGACATCCTCATGTTCATCTGTTTCACGCTCGCCGCGATACAGCTGACGATAGCGCACCTCATCTCCTTTCTGAAAAAAGTTCCTGCCTTACAATCGTACGCGGACCTCGGAAAGATATCGATGCTTTGGGGACTCTATTTTCTCATACTGTCGATTGTACTGAAACACGATCTCCCTTCCTTCGCCGTCATCAGTATCGCCTCCGGATTTATCGTCAATTTTATATGTGTCGAACAGAAAGGTAATTTTCTGAAAGGGCTGCTTTCAAGTCTCAAGAATATCATTCCGATCACCCTCAACTCGATCGGATCTTTTTCCGACATTATTTCGTACGTGAGGCTTTTTGCCGTCGGGCTTGCGGCGGTCAAAGTCGCCGAAGCGTTTAATAATATCGCCGGAGGTATCGGTTTGACATCCATCTGGGCGGTGATCGGCACCCTCCTGATCATTGTGGTCGGGCATGGGTTCAATATCGTCATGTCCGGTATGTCGGTTATCGTTCACGGAATACGGCTCAATATGCTCGAGTTTTCCGGTCACCTCGGCATGGAATGGTCCGGAAGGGAATACAAACCATTCAGGGAATTTGATGAGATAATAGAGGAAAATGAAAAAGGAGGATGAATGATTATGAATATAGGCGATCTTGCTTTCTCGGCGGCACTCTCATTTGCCGCGATCGGTTCGGCATTCGGTATCGGTGCTGCGGGAATGGCAGCAGTCGGTTCGTGGAAAAAATGTTATGCGCAAAACAAGAATGCACCGTTTTTACTGCTGGCGTTTATCGGGGCGCCGCTTACCCAGACACTCTACGGGTTTATCCTGATGAATCAATTGATCTCGTCGAACGCCGAACCGCTTGCCAAACTCGGTATCGGGGTATTCGGCGGTATCGCGATAGGTTTTTCCGCTTTTTTTCAGGGAAAGATCGGGGCGAGCGGTTCCGATGCGCTTGCCGAAACGGGGAAGGGATTTGGTAATTATATTATGGCGGTCGGATTGGCGGAAACGGTCGCCCTCTTTGTCATGATCTTTATGCTTATAACGTTGGGATAATCAAGGGATGACGGCACCCTGCGGGATGTATCGTTCAGCCGGAGAGAGACATTCGTTAATTGAATAATGTCATGCGTCCTGTAAGCGTTTTAAAAGCCGTAAAGGCACACGGACCTTCAAGGAATCGATAAAAATAAAAGGCGTATACCACTCAGCATGTTGACATTGGTGTGTATTTGGCTACACTGAACAAAGGAAAAGAGAGCATGCTCACGAAAAAAGAGGAAATCGTCTTCGGGAAAGAAAGTAAAATATCGATTCTTGGCCTTTTGAAAAATTATTATGACGATGAAATATTCTCCGCACTCATCAGGGAATATTATAATACCGATATCGATATCAGTATCGCCGCGATCGCCTCATCCGGAGTGATCGGTAATGAAGTCGTCATCCCGCACCTTTACGAGATCATCGAAAAAGGCAAACCGGCCCAGCGTATTGCCGCAATAAAGACCCTTGCCGGGATCAAAGCCCCCTCATCAATTCAACGTCTTATCGAGTACTACGGCTTTTTTCACGATGAAGCGATACGGAATGAGATTATGAAGTCGTTGAACACGATTGGTCCGACGCATAAGAATGTAGGGGAGTTGAACAGGACTATCTTTCTGAGTCCGGATTCGAACGAGTCGCTGAAGGTGACGGTAACAAAGGCCCTCGTCGAATCCGAAGAGTTCGAACTGTTAAAAAGACAACTTCCCGTTGTTCCGCAAAAAGTCATAAAGGCCGCTTTTTTTGCCCTTCTTTCCTCCGAGAGTGAAGAGGCTTCGATATGCATACGATTTTTCAAAGATAAAACGGAACTTTTTTCATCATCGACACTCGGTTATTTTCTCGCCGCCTACCTCATCAGGTCTAAATATCCGCAACAAAGCTATATAATCGATAAATTGCGTACCGCCGAGCATCGGACGCTTGTCGCCTTTCTCATCGCCATAAAAAAATGCGGTGGGAAAATCAGCCAGCCGATTAATGTATTCCGAACGCTTCTCATTATCCCTTATATCAATGCCTTTACCGAGACGGCGACCGGCACGATACTGGAACGGATTATCGCAGAAGGGGAGGCGCATTCCCAGTCGTCCTCACAGTATCAGCTGAATGAAATGGCGATGATGACAAAAACCCATATCGACAGCATCTTCTCGAAAATAAAACACGGCTATATTTCAATCAAGAATATCGGGGACAAGGAAAATCTTCTCATGGTTCTATTCACGAAACTGCTTGAAGGACTCGGGAATATCAAGATAGTGAATACGGTCAAATTTTATTTCAGGGACCTCGATTTTGAGAAACAGGATCCGGTGAGAATCATAAAAAAAATCAGAACACAGCTTGGCGACAAGGACAAGGATGTACTGAGCAACTTCAAAGCATGTCTTCCTGTTTTCCACATCCGCGATAAAAAAGAACGATTGAAACTCCTCAATTATCTCAAAGACATCAACCTGCATAGACCCTTTCTGCAAAGACGTCTCAACAGACTCATCCGCGTCACCGGACACCTTCTGCTTAAAACAATGGTAAAGAAGCTGTCCGAAATTCTCGAGTTTGCCCGGGATGAAAAGATTTCCTATCTCGAGGAAACGACGGTCGTCACCCTCTGCCAGCTTTTCCATAAAGCGACGGTGGAACAGGCAAGCGCTTTTTTATCGAGTCCGGACCAGGCCATTCCTTCCTTTAACGGATACCTTCGCGGTGCTGGTTTCATGAAACCCGAATATACGATTCATTCACTCTTACGGCTGGCGGCCCAGCCGCTTCTTTCCCGTAAGGCACAGCTTCTCCTTCTTCGCAGTCTCGAAAAACTAGACGTCAAACATATCAAAGGTATCGTCACGCAATTTTTAAAGCTTCTCCTTCTTCCTCATTTGAGTGATGAGTTCAAAATGAGGATCGGAAATCTTGTGGTCTCCTCAAGCGATGCTTCGATTTTTCAGATTCTCCTCAATCTCACCTATCAGAAGGGTGAAGTGATCAGATGTGTCGCCGTCCGGGCGCTCAAGGTCTGCGCCCTGAAGCATGACAATATCCCGATGGATCTTCTCATTAACCGGTTTTACCTGCTTCTCGAAGACGATATCGGGGAAAGCAGGGAGGAGGTGATTCTCGCCCTCCTTGCCATCGGTGACGATTATGCGATACAGATTTTTAAGGATTACATTTCATTCAACGCCGAGGAAGCGGTGGCGCGTATCCTCAATAAGCTTGAAAATCCGATTTCACATGATATATTGCTGCTTTTGTTGTCGCTGCTTCGTTCAAAGGGACATATTATCCACAGAGCGCTCAGGAATGTCCTCTCTCGACTCGTGGCAACCAGTCACGGCGAGGAAATACGAAATGCCCTTCTCGAGTATCTTAACCCGGTCGCGCGGCAGGATTCCTCCCTGGCGGACGATGAGAAAATGAAGGCGATAAAAAGCAAAAAACTGATCAATCATGCAAAAGATGAGTTTAAATTCAAACGGGAGAACGCCCAGGTCCTTACCGTTCTGTTTATCGATATGGTCGGATATACTGAAAAATCATCCGTCGCGGACAACATCTCACTCATGCAGCTTATCCAGTCGTTTGAAGAAATCGTGCTTCCCGTAATCAAGGCATACAAGGGGTGTCTTGTCAAGAAAATGGGAGACGGTATTCTCGCGGTGTTCAAACACCCATTGAACGCTTCTTTTGCCGCACTCACCATTCAGGAAAAAATCAGGACGGGAAACCAGTACAAGGTCGACAGGGAAAAGTTCGAAGTTCGTATCGGACTCAATACGGGTCTTGTTATCCGCAAAGACAACGATGTGTTCGGCGATGTCGTCAATATCGCTTCGAGAATGGAAACATCGGCTAATCCCGGTGACATTCTTCTGACACACGCGACCTATGAAGAGATCAAGGATTATGTCGAATGTACGAGACTGGGGAATCTCCATGTCAAAGGGAAAAAAGAGACGATTACCGCATATGCCGCCGATTCGGTGAGACCCGATCTGAAAAGTATCATTCAGTCGGGAAAAGAAAGAATTTCTTCAGGGAACGGCAAAGAGGGGAAGAACCCCCTCACCATCCTCAAGGAATCCATCTTTTCTCCGGATTTTTCGCTGCCTGAAAGTCTGACCTCTCACAAGGAACTGTTTTCGCTTCTAAGCCGCGTTTTTTTCGATATCGCACGTTTTTCCGAAGAATATACACGGGATTATCATGATGAATATGCCATAAAGCGCTATATTCAAAAGAAATGGGACGATCTCATTGAACGCTTTGATGTCCCGAAGACATAAAAAAAAATCACGAAGCGATATTTATTAAAAAAATTGAAGTATCTGAGGAAATTTTGCTTTACAGATGTAAATTCAGTGTCTTATACTTTTATTTATGGAAATAATATACGGTTTTAGTCTGCTATTATTGTTGCCTTTGTACTTTTCGACTATCGTCATGTGGTCGGATGTTAAAGACAGATCTGAGTACGGAACTCGATCGCTTCATCTCATGATATCTCTGATATTTATGATTCTGGCCGGTCTCTGCCAACTCGGCATTTATCTGTATCATGCGTTTTTAAATAAAGATCTCTTTATCATCGTTTTTTTTGCGCTTAATTTTCTCTATTATTCGGCTTTTTATATGCTTGAATATTCGATTCATTCACAGCGAATCCAGAAAAGTTTTCTGCTTTCGGATTATAAAGGTGCGGTTAAAAAAACCCTCACCCCGTTCAGTTTTTTCATTATCTATGTTGTCGGGGCGACGGCGAAATATCTCCTTATCGATGTGTTTCATATATTGAGACCGATCAATGACCCGACCAATCTTGTCGCGGTTATCCTCTATATTATTTATTTTACCGCTGTGACGATTACGATTATCATGACGAATATGAATATATTCAAACTCCAGGAAGGAATTATACGGCAGAAGGAATATACGTTTAATACACTTCTTGTTATAAATATTGCGTTCTTCATCGTCCTTATCTTCATACCCGCTCTCATTGTCCGTCTCTGGATCTTCTTGTTTATTTTGTTTACCTTTGCCAATATCGTCTATATTATCAGGCTTATCAAGGAATATTTCTACTACAGAACCGATCATCTGCGGCTTTGTCTGGCTTTTAACGAGGAAATACAGGAGAAACGGAATGTGCTGTTCGACAAAGCGATTAAAAGCCGTCCGGAAGAGGATGTGTCCATACTGCGGTCGACGATGGAACAGGATATTCTCAAATCCCAGCGAGCGATCCTTTCGAGTGAATACGGCGTTACGGGGATGATGTTGCTGACGGTCGCCAATAACATTCTCAAAGTCGAAAACAATGAATTGATTATCGGTCACTGCAATCCGATCCACGAAGTAAAGGAATTCAAACACCTCAACGAACAGCAGATCGTCAACAAGATATTACAGCGTTCGTTCGATCTGGACAGAATCGGTGCCGCGGATATAAATTCCCTGCAGGATGTGGGAGAAAAGGCGATTAATACGATCCTCAAGGAAAAAACCTTTGTCATTTATGATTATATACCGACATGTTACCGTGGAATTCAGCGGTTTATCGGACTATATCCTGTGTTTGACAATGAAGTGCTGAAGGGGATCCTCGCCATTTTCAAGGACAACAGCAATTATCTTTTTCCCGAAGAAGAGAAAGTCATATCGAGTCTCGTCGATGATATCAGGGTTATCCTCTCGATTATGGAAGGAAAGTTCATCCAGCAGGAACGGAACCGTCTCCAGGGAGAGATGAACATCGCGAAAGACATACAGTTGTCGATTCTGCCGCGATCGATCGAAATCGAAGGATATGACTGCGCATGTCTCATGGAGACCGCAACGGAAGTAGGGGGGGACGCCTATGATTACGTCAAGAGCAAGTTCGGTCATTATCTTGGCATCGGAGATGTGAGCGGACACGGCCTGCCCGCCGGTATTATGGCGTTGATACAGATGGCCGCCTTTGAATCGAGTGTCTTTTCCGCGGAAGAAATGAATCAGGATATTTCTCCCGACAAGATTTATAATGTCGTAAACAGGGTCCTCTGTAATATCAACAAGGATCGGATCGGGAGCGATAAGTTTATGACACAGAATTACCTGATCGAACGCGACGGAAGTATCATCCACGCAGGAACACATACGATTGCCCTGCGTTATTTTGAAAAAGAAGAAAAGGTTCTTGAACTGAGGGATTTCGCAAAGAAAACGGCTTTCCTGGGGATTACACCTTATATCAAATCGAGGGATTCCCTCGGTGTCCTCACCATGAATTCGGGCGATATTCTTCTTCTTTATACCGACGGGGTGATCGAAGCGAAAAATCATTATCTGAAGATGTTCGGGCTCGAAAAACTGAAAGAGATCTTTCGGGGCATATCCGGGCTGTCAGCAAAGGAAATTGCTGAGAAAATCAGAGAAGAAGTATATAATTTTGCCAAAGACGGCGATGTCAAGCGGCATAACGGCGCATATGCCGATGACGTTTCCAT is a window encoding:
- a CDS encoding V-type ATP synthase subunit K (produces ATP from ADP in the presence of a proton gradient across the membrane; the K subunit is a nonenzymatic component which binds the dimeric form by interacting with the G and E subunits), which produces MNIGDLAFSAALSFAAIGSAFGIGAAGMAAVGSWKKCYAQNKNAPFLLLAFIGAPLTQTLYGFILMNQLISSNAEPLAKLGIGVFGGIAIGFSAFFQGKIGASGSDALAETGKGFGNYIMAVGLAETVALFVMIFMLITLG
- a CDS encoding V-type ATP synthase subunit I; the encoded protein is MIVRMKKATIIVPEEKRSETLLKLRALGIIHIGPLSDGNGSRTEDRREKLIEQRVSLEKAVRTLPLIKKKENSSVSHDYRDALRIAEKIGSLDERLIRLREERERFKSDYDLFAPWGNFNPGDIIGLREKGVDIRLYEMTHEGYGRLAAGIRHCVVRKSKEKVYFITSDSREGETIPQDDIRLPEYGPQGIESRITEVTGEIENIERELRTLARQRAYIEYAIEKISHEIEFETIRLGMGEAGELCYLTGFSPLNTIDLLKKKASVEGWGLLIDEPAADDEVPTLIETPKWVKIIDPVFKLLGTVPGYREYDISVWFLLFFSIFFAMIIGDAGYGCIILLTMLIARLAVKKMPKHITILIVLLSCTTIVWGAITGTWFGSEAIAESVPFSWFIVPLIASFPGSDNPYNTQDILMFICFTLAAIQLTIAHLISFLKKVPALQSYADLGKISMLWGLYFLILSIVLKHDLPSFAVISIASGFIVNFICVEQKGNFLKGLLSSLKNIIPITLNSIGSFSDIISYVRLFAVGLAAVKVAEAFNNIAGGIGLTSIWAVIGTLLIIVVGHGFNIVMSGMSVIVHGIRLNMLEFSGHLGMEWSGREYKPFREFDEIIEENEKGG
- a CDS encoding SpoIIE family protein phosphatase, with protein sequence MISLIFMILAGLCQLGIYLYHAFLNKDLFIIVFFALNFLYYSAFYMLEYSIHSQRIQKSFLLSDYKGAVKKTLTPFSFFIIYVVGATAKYLLIDVFHILRPINDPTNLVAVILYIIYFTAVTITIIMTNMNIFKLQEGIIRQKEYTFNTLLVINIAFFIVLIFIPALIVRLWIFLFILFTFANIVYIIRLIKEYFYYRTDHLRLCLAFNEEIQEKRNVLFDKAIKSRPEEDVSILRSTMEQDILKSQRAILSSEYGVTGMMLLTVANNILKVENNELIIGHCNPIHEVKEFKHLNEQQIVNKILQRSFDLDRIGAADINSLQDVGEKAINTILKEKTFVIYDYIPTCYRGIQRFIGLYPVFDNEVLKGILAIFKDNSNYLFPEEEKVISSLVDDIRVILSIMEGKFIQQERNRLQGEMNIAKDIQLSILPRSIEIEGYDCACLMETATEVGGDAYDYVKSKFGHYLGIGDVSGHGLPAGIMALIQMAAFESSVFSAEEMNQDISPDKIYNVVNRVLCNINKDRIGSDKFMTQNYLIERDGSIIHAGTHTIALRYFEKEEKVLELRDFAKKTAFLGITPYIKSRDSLGVLTMNSGDILLLYTDGVIEAKNHYLKMFGLEKLKEIFRGISGLSAKEIAEKIREEVYNFAKDGDVKRHNGAYADDVSIVVMKKL
- a CDS encoding V-type ATP synthase subunit D, producing MARIKFTKNELKKQKEALQRFSRYLPTLLLKKQQLQTEIRKLRAKHDELLGEYENIVAAVMKWVPVFGEDIDVQSLIDVTDITIEDGNIAGIDIPVFKGLTIGDVPYDFYTTPLWVDRALVQIRKLVTLRTEIDVLEKDLLLLADELRITSQRVNLFEKVKIPEAKDNIRVIKIYLGDQQVAAVVRGKIAKNKIRRNTE